GTACCTTATGGTCTTGCAAAACTCGTCGGGGGCATCTGCTTCTCACTGGGTCTGATGCTGGTCGTAGTGTGTGGCGCTGACCTGTTCACTTCCACTGTGCTTATCGTGATTGCAAAAGCCAGCGGTCGTATCACCTGGGGGCAATTGGCGTGCAATTGGGTCAATGTCTATATTGGTAACCTGATTGGCTGCCTGTTCTTTGTGGCTCTGATTTGGTTCTCCGGTGAATACATGGTCGATAATGGCTTGTGGGGCCTCAATGTCTTGCAAACCGCTGACCATAAAATGCATCACACATTTATCGAAGCCGTATGTCTTGGGATCCTCGCTAACCTGATGGTTTGTCTGGCGGTATGGATGAGTTACTCCGGCCGTAGCTTGATGGACAAAATGTTCGCCATGATTTTGCCAGTGGGTATGTTCGTCGCCAGCGGCTTTGAACACAGCATTGCCAACATGTTCATGATCCCTTTAGGTATCGTAGTGAAAAACTTTGCGACACCAGAATTCTGGCAGGCTGTCGGGGCAACACCGGCACAATTCGCAGAACTGAACATCTCTAACTTTATCATCGACAATCTCATCCCTGTGACCATAGGTAACATCATCGGGGGCGGTTTGCTGGTAGGGTTAACGTACTGGGTTATATATCTTCGCGATGAGAAGCACCACTGATACAACGTGGCAGTCTTGTTACGACAGTTTTACTCGTGATTTTTAAAGAAATCCAAATTAGAAGGTAGGTGCAAAATGTCCAAGCTCAATGAAAAATTGACCAACGCATGGCAAGGTTTTAGTGCTGGTGAATGGCAGAATGGCGTAAACGTCCGTGACTTCATTCAGAAGAACTACACACCGTATGAAGGTGATGAGTCCTTCCTGGCTGGCGCTACCGAAGCGACAACCACCCTGTGGGATAAAGTAATGGATGGTATCAAACTGGAGAACCGCACTAAGGCTCCTGTTGATTTCGATACTGACGTTGCCTCTACCATCACTTCTCACGATGCCGGTTACATCAATAAATCTCTGGAAACTATCGTTGGTCTGCAAACTGACGCGCCATTGAAACGTGCTCTGATCCCATTCGGCGGCATCAAAATGGTTGAAGGTTCATGTAAAGTTTATGGCCGTGAACTGGATCCAGCGCTGAAAAAAGTTTTCACTGATTATCGTAAAACGCACAACCAGGGCGTATTTGATGTTTACACCAAAGACATCCTGAACTGCCGTAAATCCGGTGTTCTGACTGGTCTGCCAGATGCGTATGGCCGTGGCCGTATCATCGGTGACTACCGTCGCGTTGCACTGTACGGTATCGACTTCCTGATGGCCGATAAATACGCACAATTCCAGTCTCTGCAAGACGACCTGGAAAATGGCGTAAACCTGGAAATGACCATCCAGCTGCGTGAAGAAATCTCTGAACAACACCGTGCACTGGGCCAGATTAAAGAAATGGCTGCTAAATACGGTTGCGACATTTCTGGTCCTGCGACTAACGCACAGGAAGCTGTACAGTGGACTTACTTCGGCTACCTGGCTGCAGTTAAATCTCAGAATGGCGCTGCAATGTCCTTCGGCCGCGTATCTACTTTCCTTGACGTGTTCATCGAACGTGATATCAAAGCAGGCAAACTGACAGAAGAACAAGCTCAGGAACTGATTGACCATTTGGTCATGAAACTGCGTATGGTTCGTTTCCTGCGTACACCTGAGTATGATGAACTGTTCTCTGGTGACCCAATCTGGGCAACTGAATCTCTGGCAGGTATGGGCGTTGACGGCCGTACTCTGGTTACCAAAAGCAGCTTCCGCTTCCTGAATACCCTGTACACTATGGGGCCTTCACCTGAGCCGAACATGACCATCCTGTGGTCTGAAAAACTGCCAATGAACTTCAAAAAGTACGCAGCGAAAGTGTCTATCGATACCTCATCTGTACAGTATGAGAACGATGACCTGATGCGTCCTGACTTCAACAACGATGATTATGCTATCGCTTGTTGTGTGAGCCCGATGGTTGTGGGTAAACAAATGCAGTTCTTCGGCGCTCGTGCAAACCTGGCAAAAACCATGTTGTACGCAATCAACGGCGGCGTTGATGAAAAAATGAAAATCCAGGTTGGTCCTAAAGAAGCACCAATGATGGATGAAGTCCTGACCTTTGATAAAGTCATGGACCGCATGGATCACTTCATGGACTGGTTGGCTAAACAGTACGTGACTGCGCTGAACATCATTCACTACATGCACGACAAATACAGCTACGAAGCATCGCTGATGGCTCTGCATGACCGTGACGTTTATCGCACCATGGCGTGTGGTATCGCAGGTCTGTCAGTTGCTGCTGACTCCCTGTCTGCTATCAAATACGCAAAAGTTAGCACCATCCGTGACGAAGACGGCCTGGCTGTAGACTTCAAAATTGAAGGCGAATATCCACAGTTTGGTAACAACGATTCTCGCGTAGATGACATCGCTTGTGACCTGGTAGAACGTTTCATGAAGAAAATTCAGAAACTGCGTACCTACCGTGGCGCTGTAGCAACTCAGTCTGTTCTGACCATCACCTCTAACGTGGTTTATGGTAAGAAAACGGGTAACACTCCAGACGGTCGTCGCGCTGGCGCTCCATTTGGTCCAGGTGCTAACCCAATGCACGGTCGTGACCAGAAAGGTGCGGTTGCCTCTCTGACTTCTGTTGCTAAACTGCCGTTTGCTTACGCGAAAGATGGTATTTCTTATACCTTCTCTATCGTTCCAAATGCGCTGGGTAAAGACGATGATGTGCGTAAAGCAAACCTCGCAGGCCTTATGGATGGTTACTTCCACCACGAAGCGTCCATCGAAGGTGGTCAACACCTGAACGTGAACGTGATGAACCGCGAAATGCTGTTAGATGCGATGGAACATCCTGAAAACTATCCTCAGCTGACCATCCGTGTTTCTGGTTACGCAGTGCGTTTCAACTCACTGACTAAAGAACAGCAACAAGACGTTATTACTCGTACTTTCACCAAGTCCCTGTAATAACTCAGCCTTGTAATCTGGTCTGATAAAAGGCTCCATAATGTGGAGCCTTTGTTTCATCTCTCCCTGCCCTGCACTGTCTGCACGACAGTCTGTTTTGCCAGAGCGCTATACGTTGTGGACCTCTGGCAAAGCAGTAGCACCATTGCTGACAATCAACCTTATTGATTGTCTGGTATCATAAACCTGTGGTTTCCAGTTTATCTCTGCCAGGCCAGCACCCGCACATGTAGACTGCTATTCATTGGTCAATATGGAGAATAACCCGCAATGTCAGTTCAAGGTCGCATCCACTCATATGAATCCTGTGGCACCGTTGACGGCCCAGGTATCCGTTTCATTGTTTTCTTTCAGGGCTGCCTGATGCGTTGCATGTATTGCCATAACCGCGATACCTGGGACACGCACGGCGGGACAGAGATCAATGTTGATGATTTAATGAAAGAAGTCGTGACCTATCGCCACTTTATGAATGCTTCCGGCGGTGGTGTGACGGCGTCAGGTGGCGAAGCCATCCTTCAGGCAGAATTTGTGCGCGACTGGTTCCGCGCCTGCCAGAAAGAAGGGATTAATACCTGTCTGGACACCAACGGTTTTGTCCGCCGTTATGATCCGGTGATCGACGAATTACTGGATGTCTCAGATCTGGTTATGCTCGATCTCAAGCAAATGAACGACGATATTCACCAGAATCTGGTCGGCGTATCCAACCACCGTACGCTGGACTTTGCCCGCTATCTGGCAAAACGTAATCAGCGCACCTGGATCCGTTATGTTGTGGTACCGGGCTGGTCAGACGATGATGAGTCCGCGCATAAACTCGGCGAGTTCACCAAAGACATGACTAACATCGAGAAGATTGAACTGTTGCCATATCATGAACTCGGCAAACATAAATGGACGGCAATGGGCGAGAAATACGGACTGGACGGTGTCAATCCGCCGACCAAAGAAATCATGGAAAGAGTGAAAAACATTCTCGCCAGCTACGGGCATAAAGTTATCTATTAAACACAGATATCAAGCCCATTAAAAAGACGCCATTTGGCGTCTTTTTTGCTTTGTGAGAATAAGATTCTCAATGAAACCATATCCAAAATAATTGGAGTTGCACCAAGGCGGCAAGTGAGGAGACCCCGAATCGTAGCTAACGCAGTTGCAGCTTCAAGAATGAAGGGTACTACGCTGCGGCCACAGGATTATGCGTATGATCTGCTTTACGCATCAGCATCATCAGATAGACCAGCGAAACCACTGCGATCATCACAAACAGCAAACGGTCAGAATAACTCTGCATCAGCATCGCGGTCATTGTCGGTCCCGCAAGGCTGCCGATGGTGTAACTCATTAGCAACGCCTGATTCATCGCCACCAGCTCATCAGCACTCACTTTCTCACAGGCCCATGACATCGCGACTGGATACAGCGTAAAGCCCGCACATCCGAGGATAAACAGCGTCGGCGCCATCGCATACCCACTGAGCATGGCAATACTGCCGAGGATCACACAAAATATCTGGATGCGTAAAACCATCAGGCGACCATAGCGATCTGCCAGACGTCCTACCGGCCACTGTCCGATAATCCCCGCGCTGACCAGCAATGCCATCCAGTAACCTACGTTCGCATCACTCATTCCCTGATGCGCCAGGAACAGCGGCATCAGTCCGTAGAGTGAACCGAGGACAATACCGGAAATAATACAGCCATTTATCCCCAGACGTGCATTACGCCGTCTGAACATCGGCATCACCGCATGGCGCGGTTGTTCACTGTCCTGATCCTCAATATGTGTTAACAGCAAAGGCAGCATCGCAATCACAATCAGTGCAGTCACCCACGGTAAAACGCTGAAGATTGCCGTTGGTACGGTTCCAACCAGTAACTGCCCTGCTACCGTTCCGATGTAATACATGATCATATACGCCGCCAGCAGCTGGCCACGATTTTTGACTGTTCCGCTTCGTAACAGCGCACTTTCCACCACAACCCAGATCAGCGCACACCCAATCCCCGCGACGAAACGGGCCGAAACCCACGTCCAGAAACTCATGGATAGCGCCAGTCCTGCGGTGGCAACAGCAAATATTACACAGGAAAGGTAATAGCTTCGGTTGAAACCAATGCGTTTTATCAGCCCGCCTGCAAGCAAAGTGCCCAGCAGGTTACCGGTAAAATACGATGAACTGACCAGCCCGACCTGCCAGGTCGGTAGCTGTTCATGGCTGAGCCAAAGGGGTACCAGCGTGTTTAAAACGGCGATAGAAATCG
The Rahnella variigena genome window above contains:
- the focA gene encoding formate transporter FocA — its product is MKADNPFDLILPAATAKVAEDAGVYKATKQPLKTFFLAITAGVFISIAFAFYITATTGTGTVPYGLAKLVGGICFSLGLMLVVVCGADLFTSTVLIVIAKASGRITWGQLACNWVNVYIGNLIGCLFFVALIWFSGEYMVDNGLWGLNVLQTADHKMHHTFIEAVCLGILANLMVCLAVWMSYSGRSLMDKMFAMILPVGMFVASGFEHSIANMFMIPLGIVVKNFATPEFWQAVGATPAQFAELNISNFIIDNLIPVTIGNIIGGGLLVGLTYWVIYLRDEKHH
- the pflB gene encoding formate C-acetyltransferase, translating into MSKLNEKLTNAWQGFSAGEWQNGVNVRDFIQKNYTPYEGDESFLAGATEATTTLWDKVMDGIKLENRTKAPVDFDTDVASTITSHDAGYINKSLETIVGLQTDAPLKRALIPFGGIKMVEGSCKVYGRELDPALKKVFTDYRKTHNQGVFDVYTKDILNCRKSGVLTGLPDAYGRGRIIGDYRRVALYGIDFLMADKYAQFQSLQDDLENGVNLEMTIQLREEISEQHRALGQIKEMAAKYGCDISGPATNAQEAVQWTYFGYLAAVKSQNGAAMSFGRVSTFLDVFIERDIKAGKLTEEQAQELIDHLVMKLRMVRFLRTPEYDELFSGDPIWATESLAGMGVDGRTLVTKSSFRFLNTLYTMGPSPEPNMTILWSEKLPMNFKKYAAKVSIDTSSVQYENDDLMRPDFNNDDYAIACCVSPMVVGKQMQFFGARANLAKTMLYAINGGVDEKMKIQVGPKEAPMMDEVLTFDKVMDRMDHFMDWLAKQYVTALNIIHYMHDKYSYEASLMALHDRDVYRTMACGIAGLSVAADSLSAIKYAKVSTIRDEDGLAVDFKIEGEYPQFGNNDSRVDDIACDLVERFMKKIQKLRTYRGAVATQSVLTITSNVVYGKKTGNTPDGRRAGAPFGPGANPMHGRDQKGAVASLTSVAKLPFAYAKDGISYTFSIVPNALGKDDDVRKANLAGLMDGYFHHEASIEGGQHLNVNVMNREMLLDAMEHPENYPQLTIRVSGYAVRFNSLTKEQQQDVITRTFTKSL
- the pflA gene encoding pyruvate formate lyase 1-activating protein; this translates as MSVQGRIHSYESCGTVDGPGIRFIVFFQGCLMRCMYCHNRDTWDTHGGTEINVDDLMKEVVTYRHFMNASGGGVTASGGEAILQAEFVRDWFRACQKEGINTCLDTNGFVRRYDPVIDELLDVSDLVMLDLKQMNDDIHQNLVGVSNHRTLDFARYLAKRNQRTWIRYVVVPGWSDDDESAHKLGEFTKDMTNIEKIELLPYHELGKHKWTAMGEKYGLDGVNPPTKEIMERVKNILASYGHKVIY
- a CDS encoding MFS transporter encodes the protein MSAYSRPVSLLLCGLLLLTISIAVLNTLVPLWLSHEQLPTWQVGLVSSSYFTGNLLGTLLAGGLIKRIGFNRSYYLSCVIFAVATAGLALSMSFWTWVSARFVAGIGCALIWVVVESALLRSGTVKNRGQLLAAYMIMYYIGTVAGQLLVGTVPTAIFSVLPWVTALIVIAMLPLLLTHIEDQDSEQPRHAVMPMFRRRNARLGINGCIISGIVLGSLYGLMPLFLAHQGMSDANVGYWMALLVSAGIIGQWPVGRLADRYGRLMVLRIQIFCVILGSIAMLSGYAMAPTLFILGCAGFTLYPVAMSWACEKVSADELVAMNQALLMSYTIGSLAGPTMTAMLMQSYSDRLLFVMIAVVSLVYLMMLMRKADHTHNPVAAA